The genomic segment ATATGTATATATTGGTCAAGGGTAAGCTGAGTATCTACAAGAAGGATTCGACGGATATCGAGAAACTTATCACAAGGATATCTGCGGGTAAGACAGTGGGCGAAATGGCTCTTTTAGATGGTCAGCCCCGCTCTGCAACAGCCAAGGCGTCCACGCTAAGCACGCTCATGAGGCTTTCCGGCGGTAATTTCAGGGTGATCATATCGGATAGGCCTAAGCTCGGGGTTAAGCTCCTTGAGTTCATATCAAAACTGATATGCAACCGCCTCAGAAGCACGAGTGGTGCGCTGGTGGATTTTCTGAACTAGTAGACCTCTTCCTCTGTGTTTGATTTCACAAGGTAATTTGCAATAAACCGGGTAAACATCTTTCTGTACTTTTCATCGAAGCCGGTGAACTCGATGGCCACATACCTGCTGATGTCATTGTTTATCTCGGTATCCGGTTCTATACGCCATGCTTTGCCCTCCACCTCAAATTCGGACAGGCTCTCATCCTCAGGATACTTGATAAGCATCATATATTTTTCATAGATAGTGATATTTTCATCGGTACGTATCTTCATACCGCCGATACCTACGTCGATGATCTCAGCCTCAAACAAACCGGAGCCGTCGTTACTCTTAAGCTCAACCTTGACGGGGAGATCCTCGAACCTGTGGTACCTTCTTCTTTCTCTCATAACCCATGCCCCTGTTTAATTGTGGAATCAGAATAGTAGACTATTATTGCACAGAAATCCGGCATTCCGCAAGCCGCAGAGCTATTCAAACTCGCAGTAACAGCGGTCGCCGTTACTGCGCATCTTCACCTGCAGGCTTTTCCCATCATTCATACGCACCCATTCACAGCAGACTATCTCGTAGCTACCTGTTATCAGCTGAACACTAATATGCGCATAGTTACAGTCGCATGAGTAGTTTTTGGAAGACACGGGCTTCATAAGTATATAATCATCGTGCCCTCGCACTGTGTTCTGAAGCCGA from the Limisalsivibrio acetivorans genome contains:
- a CDS encoding cyclic nucleotide-binding domain-containing protein gives rise to the protein MIIRLDPNEENGKHKLRRVPYTIMEKSEMIERTTLSEVFGWKEILSLSEFLEPLELDRGNTLFIEGEPAEDMYILVKGKLSIYKKDSTDIEKLITRISAGKTVGEMALLDGQPRSATAKASTLSTLMRLSGGNFRVIISDRPKLGVKLLEFISKLICNRLRSTSGALVDFLN
- a CDS encoding PilZ domain-containing protein, with the translated sequence MRERRRYHRFEDLPVKVELKSNDGSGLFEAEIIDVGIGGMKIRTDENITIYEKYMMLIKYPEDESLSEFEVEGKAWRIEPDTEINNDISRYVAIEFTGFDEKYRKMFTRFIANYLVKSNTEEEVY